The Oncorhynchus gorbuscha isolate QuinsamMale2020 ecotype Even-year linkage group LG06, OgorEven_v1.0, whole genome shotgun sequence sequence GAATTTGCGTCCGAACGTCGAGGGGGACATTGAGAGGTTGTCGCAGCCGTGTGAAGGTTTCTCGGAGTCGAATCGCCGTCTGAACGATGGTGTTTGACAAGGAGGAAAGTGAGTTACTGATTTGGATGTCTACATTTAAGCAACTCATGCTCGAACGGTCGGTCTACGATTCACAGACTTGTATTTCCTTGTCCGTCTGTGTTTTCGACATGTAGGCCTAATTAGGAATGTAGCCTATGTGATATGAATTTACAATCTGAAGGCTTTTGGGATGTAGCAAGGGCAAATACCATGTCTCTTTGGTCATTGGGACTGGATTAAAGGGATAGCCAGAACTTTTTCCACCACAAACTAACTAaatcagtttattttttatttttttaaatgttaattcACATTGAAATTATTGTGTTATGACCGGATCAGTCTGGCCATATAGCACCAGAAAGGGTCCCATTCATAATAGGCTGTGGAGTCAGAAAATGTTTAAGACCAAAATATGATTTAGAAGTGACCACGAGATAATGATAGCCCTGAGAGAACCATAGAACGTTACGGTAGCCAAACAATATTCCTTGGTCATGTAACTGAGGGTTAGGGATGgctgtactgtagcctacatcCAAatctgtgtctgcgtgtctgtagGCGTCTCCCTTGTGCCTCTCCAGTCCAGAGGGAAGCCGAGGGTCTGCGCCGGGTGCAACCGGAGGATCATGGACCGCTTTATGCTCGAGGCGCTGGACAGGTACTGGCACGAGGACTGTCTGAAGTGTGCCTGCTGTGACTGTCGCCTGGGTGATGTGGGCTCCACCCTCTACACCAGAGCCAACCTCATCCTCTGTCACAAGGACTACCTGAGGTAAGGACTCTCAAACCAGggctgtgttcattaggcaccacaTGGAAGAAAacggacagagacagggagagactatATTAACTTTTccaataattaaaaaaaaatgttttccattgcaaaatgttttaaaacgttGCGTACCCTACTGAACACGATCCAACCCTTCAAGCCTCTACCCCTCTGTGTTTGTAGGGAAGGGTGTAAGTAATAATGGTGTTGTCTCAACCTAGACTTCCAATTGATGGAACTATTGCCATGTTGCTCCTTCCTATCCGGTCATCTATCCGGTCATCTTTTGATTTAAGGCAAATTACCTCAGTTTGGTGAAGGGGGCAGAACAGGCAAATAACAGCATCTCCATGTTTTGGTTAGCAGATaaaatagtatagtatagtgtatagaccTGGAAATGAATCATTATGGGTTCAACTCCTTAATGAAGAGTTTCATTCCAACAATCTTTATACCCATTTTCATACATGTTGGTAAATTGGCTTATTTTGTTTTAAAGAAATTATGAAATGCAATAAAACATTTTATAATGAAGAAATGTACAAATGGGAACACATTGTGACGTTAATATACaaaatatttttgtaaataaTCCAATAtttatgtaaaacatttacatttggcagatgctcttatccagagcgacttacagtaagtgcattcatcttaagatatcTAGGTGAGACCACCACATgtcacagtcaaatatacaggataCCAACATTACATTCCAGCTAAACAATATAGCGTTTTGCAAAAGAAAGTGTAATTTTCATATACATCTAAACTCTATGAATAAAAATAAGaatagtaatattttacacacatgAAGGTACCTATAATTAATGAGGTGGGGGGaaacacaaatgtgaaaaattggtggataactcattttggaaataaactcttctgtagctcagttggtagagcatggcgcttgtaacgccagggtagtgggttcgatccccgggaccacccatacgtagaatgtatgcacacatgactgtaagtcgctttggataaaagcgtctgctaaatggcatatattatattattattatattacatacatCAATACACTCGTGCACAGAAAACCCTCAGAACTATTCTGGGGTTGCTGCTATAGAAACCCTTGTGAATATATTTAGCCCCACTACCAGTCATTCAACTCAAGTGCAAGTCTCATGTGTAAGATCCAGCTGGATTTGGTTGAAGCTAAGTCTCTCATTAGCTGCATTGCTTTTAGAGGGGAAAACCAGTTTGACAGTTAAATTGGCTAAATTGCCTCCTGTTTTCCTCGTCATCGCGACGATCAGGCAGAAAGCCTTTGAAGGCCGGGATTAAAACCATGTGATTTATTTTAATTGGTCCATTAGTGTGGAATTAGCATTAAGGCCCATACCCTTGTTAAGGAGAAACACCAGGTGCATACCAAGGCCCCATTAGCATTGCCTTCGTTAGGCTTCATTAGGCCTGCTTGCTTGTAGTCTCGTTTGCCACTGGTCTATGGCACTATCATGTTTTGTGAGACTTGACATTCTGATGCAGCTCTTTGTAGATCCTATGAGGGACTCAACCCATGGACGTGGTTCTTCTCAAAGCGCTCTTCCATCAATGATAATATGTCAAGTCCTAGTTAACTCATTATCAAAGCAGTCGGCTACCTGGGTCGTGTTCAGTTGTCATGAAACGtagtgaaaggagaggagatggatagaATCTGAACTTGTCCAATGAGAAACTAAAGTCTATTTCCTAATTGGTGTTTCCTAATGCAGACAACCCACATCATTGCATCTCTTTCTCCACCACCTCCAGGCTTTTTGGGATGACGGGGAACTGTGCCGCTTGCAGTAAGGTGATCCCGGCCTTTGAGATGGTGATGAGAGCCAGGGAGAATGTCTACCACTTGGACTGCTTTGCCTGCCAGCTGTGCAACCAGAGGTGAGATGAGGGGAGCCTCAAGGCTATATTCATTAGGACACACAACGGAAcacgttttgcaatggaaaacaaaAATTGAGTCCCAAGTGCTCCCTCCCGGTTTCATTCTGTTTTCTtcagtttggtgcctaatgaatgaATCCCAGTTCACCCCACATACTGTGTATGCCTTGAAAGCAGGCATCAAGTGACCCTGAAAGGAAAATAATCATGATAGATCCCGTGAATAGCTTGTTTATGTGAGTAACAGGCATGTTGGGTATCCGTTTGACTGTCTGGTgcttttggaatatttttagccTATAAGAGGGACTTAATGTATGGCCTCTTAGTGAGCATTTGAGGTCAGACAAAATGGTGCAAACAACCAGCTAAGAGTTTGGTCTTGAAGCAAGTACAGCAAATACCAAACAATCAAAATGTATGAATGCTTTAAGGTACTCTCTGGAACAAGGTCAAATCTTTTTTAGAGCCTGAAATTGAGGTACTGTATatggtgcggcaggtagcctagcggtaaagagcattgggccagtaaccaaaaagttactggttcgaatccctgtgCCAGCAAGGTAGAGTAAGGCACTTTTGCccatgagcaaggcagttaacccacaacTGCTCGCCAGTTTAAGGCAGCCTCCCCCACACCTCTGAttcacacatttcagttgaatgcattcaattgTGCAACTGACTTTCCCACGACGTGGCAGTAGGCCTTCATACTGTATGGAATGTAGCATACTGTATGGAATGCAGCATACTGTATGGAATGCAGCATACTGTATGGAATGCAGCATACTGTATGGAATGTAGCATACTGTATGGAATGCAGCATACTGTATGGAATGCAGCATACTGTATGGAATGCAGCATACTGTATGGAATGCAGCATACTGTATGGAGGTATATTCATTTCCTTTACCCAATGACTACTGCTTTTAAGGACTTGGGAAGTTTCATTGGTCTTAAATGAAGGcactaatttgtgtgtgtgtgtgtctgcagattTTGCGTGGGAGACAAGTTTTTCCTGAAGAACAACATGATACTGTGCCAGCTGGACTACGAGGGGGGGCATCAGAATGGAAACTCTGCTGATCAGGCTCTGTAGGCTCTACTGCTCTCTGCTGGTCAGGCTCTACTGCACTCTGCTGGTCAGAGACTAGCTAACGCCAGTGGACACTACTCCCTACCGGTATCCCCGGACAGTCCTCGTCTCATCACATCAGggttgtattcactaggaaccaaatggAAGAAGGACCTACACTACATAGCCAAATGGAAGAAGGACCTACACTACATagccaaatgtatgtggacaccccttcaaatgggTGATTGGGCTATTTCAGCCCgtttgcagtagaatggcccgtagaGCTCCGTGACTCAACATGGCACGTCATAGGATGCAACCTtcacaacaagtcagtttgtcatatTTCTGCCCTGATATGACGTGtctagaagattctgtgcttccaaatttgtggcaacagtttgtggaaggccctttgctgtttcagcatgacaatgcccccatgcacaaagcaagatCCATAGAttaatggtttgttgagattggtgtggaagaacttgactggcctacacagagccctgataTCAACCCtttcaaacacctttgggatgaattggaacgcagactgcgaaccaggcctaatcgcccaaaatgctcttgtggctgaatggaaacaaggcCCTGCAGcaaagttccaacatctagtggaaagcctttccagaagaatggaggctgttatagcagccaaGGGGGGCCCCAactacatattaatgcccatgaagttggcatgagatgtttgacaaacaAATGTTCACAAACCTTTGGCCTTGTAGTGTACTTGAACTTTTTCAATAAGAAACTCTTGTttatgttgcaaaatgttttgctacagtgtgctaatgaatacaccccaacTGACAGTTGTGGACAGTGCAGGATTATACGCCCAGTTCCCGATGCTCAGCGACAACGGTGATGCCACTTTGCCTTGACTTCTGCTATGCTTACTGTCCTCGACGGCAGACTCACCAGAGTTATTAGCGAATGAAGCGGCCTTGTGCATGATATATTGCTCTCATTGACTGAAACGAGGAAGAACTAATGAGCATTGCcgtgcaattttttttttttttaagtaaaagAAGTTCAAAGCCATATGTTTGGACTCTATTATTAAAGCTGCATTATGTTACATgttgggcgacctgaccaaattcacatagaaatgggagttatagatctgtctttgcattgaaagcaagtctaagaagtggtcgAGCTGTTCGAAgtgcactttttttttttttttttgcttcccatttaagttttgtttttgcatcttttacgtttggttttgtacaccagcttcaaacagttgaaaatacaatatttttggtaatGGAAAATGTTtccagcggtttagatggtacaatgatttcTCTACTTGCTTGATTTGTCGTTAACTTTTAGAATTTTATCAAtcaggaaatggcggagcaatttctgcatagtTCACCTTTAATGGTTCTGCCAAAATCATGGCTAAGGAGAAAGGCACAGCACTCGTTTGTTTGTAGGGGGGCAAGCTGCCTCTGTTTACAATAGGCAGGTCCACTGGTATTGCTGCTAATGAGTTCTGATGTGCAGACCCTTTTAATAAAAGGGTAATAACTAACATGCTCTAATCTCTGAAGATATTTGTTTTTAAGTTACCTTTTATGAACAGCAGTATGATTTATGTTTGCACAGCTTTTGACTTTCAATAAAGACATTTTATTTGAGCACTCATGTATTCCCCACTCACCCTAGTTACTTCTAGCTGGATGGCAGCAGCATATAAGAGGACGGACATTCTCTAATGAATAATCCAGGCCATCTGTGTGTGAATACACTAACAAGGATACCCACACCGTGATGATATAAGCCTCTGGGACCTTTTTGAAATGGCTCATTGATAAATCTGGATACACCTGTGTTCCTTATTCAAGGTCTCTCATTTGAGGGGCAGTGAGTAGTCTGAGGTGATACCCTTCTCACATTAGTGACCCTCTCCATACTGTACAGGCTCAGATATTTCCTTTTCATACAGTCCTTCCACCGTGGTTCCACCAAAGATTAAGGATATACTGGCAAGATTCTTGTCTCTCTGACCAATAATGGGAGTAGTTGTCCACAAAGTGGCATGGCAAGCTGTCACAGTCACGCCTAGTCCTCTCTTTAgattggtggatacatctcaTTATTTGAATATATTTTTGAATATTTGATGAGGGTTGTTGACGTCAACCGCCTGTATTCAAGGGAGGGAGACGCTATGCCAATAGCCACAAGTTGGGCCTCTTTCTTGCTGGTTCCAACAACTATAACCTGgttgtggactcgagtcacatgacttggacacACATTTTATGATTTGAGACTTGACTTGATAGAAAATAAAACAACTTGAGACTACTTGGAGCCTTGGGACTTGGGATTTGACTTGAGACAGATGACTTGAAATGATTTGGCCAGGTTTTGTAACGTTTGGTCAATCATTTTGGGGCACAGTCTCCTTGTACTTCGGCTCCTCTCCACGCAGCCAGAAGAAAAGCATCCCCATCGCAAAAACAATGTGCAACAGATTGGCTATAGGAATGCGCACACTGCCCTCTGATTAGACCAGAAAACGTTCAACCAACACAGGTCGGGTGGATCGGGTGCACGCAAACGTCAAATTGTAGGGAGAGAGTTTGGCGTAATAAATATGCAGCTCCAACAAATGTAGGCGATCAAGAATATTAGCCGTTTACTTTTCAAGCTCACCAGCGATAGAGTATCAAACTATAATTACTAGCATTGGTATTTATTAGGATCACCATTAGACGCTGCAACAGCAGctgctactctttctggggtctgcatgaaacatgacatagtacagaacattattagtcaaggaccatactatactgaacaaaaatataaacgcaacatgtaaagtgttcgtcccatgtttcatgagctaaaataaacgATCCCATGAATTGTCCataatgcacaaaaagcttatttcactcaaattgtgtgcacgaatctgtttacatccctgttagtgagcatttctggctcccaagtgggtgggcctatgtcctcccaggcccacccatggctgcgcccctgcccagtcttgtgaaattcatagattagggcataatttatttcaattgactgatttccgtgtataaactgtaactcagtagagTTGTTGTATGTTGCATTTTATACTTTTGTTTAGTATACATAATGTACATTTAAAACGTCACATACAGCCTACACATCAGTACACACAATATCTAGGTGTAATACATAGTACAGTGCaaattacaatacaatatatatatatagaaaatggctgtctcttcacagtcccctttGTGCAGTAAGGTGTTCTTTTatctgttgttttttttaaaatctGTTTTTATTACTAGTTTGTGGGTCTGGCCGTAAGACTTCATCCACATCATATGCGATGTTGTCTTGATGAAGGCAGTGTGCAAAGTATCGCCTGGAGTGCCGTATCCAGGCCTGGCATGTCCCCTGATCGATGTCTCCACAAGCCTCCTCCATTGCCTTTAGAGGGTGTATACGTTGGTGGGGCTggcgatcatacaccttccaacCACATGCAGAGCTATACGAAGAGTATGGGGGGAGATTTGATTGCGACGAAAAGGGAAAAACCTGTGAACCAATTGCGGACCACAGCAGCCCGGTGGAAACTAACAATGTCCCAGATGATAATGTACCTGGGCTACTCTGGCCCCTGGTCATTAGGGATTAGTCTGTTGTGGAGGGGGTCCAGAAATGTGATAATATGTGCAGTGTTGTATGGGCCTAGGATTGCATGATGGTGAAGGATGCTGTTTTGACTAATAGCCGGACACGTTATGTTGCCACCACGTTGTCCCGGGACGTTGATGTTGGCACGGTGTACGATGATATTTCTGCCGCGGCCCCTTTGTCTTTGCAAGGTTGAAACCTGCCTCGTCCACATATATTAGCTCATGATGCATTGCATCTGCCTCTAGCTCCATGACTCTCTGAAAGAGACCAGACCAAACAATGTAGTACAGTAGGAAAAGAAAGAGATCAGTCAATATGATGTAGCACCATACACTTCTAGGTCCAGTACCAACGACAGGATAGTATAGCTTACCTGCACATATTCATATCTCAGTTGTTTTACACGGTCTGAGTCTCTTTCGAAGGGGACTCTGTACAGCTGCTTCATCCTAATTCTAttgtgtttcagtagacgagacagtgcagagagactcactctgtttcagtagacgacacagtgcagagagactcactctgtttcagtagacgagacagtgcagagagactcactctgtttcagtagacgacacagtgcagagagactcactctgttgATGTTTTGGAATATGGTGTTATCTGCCATTATGTGGTCCTGCAGTTCTCTGAGTCTGATGCAGTTATTTGCAatgaccatatttacaatgtgggtCTCCTGCTCTGGGGTGAACAGTCGACCTCTTCCACCAGATACTGGTTTTCTTGTAGTTCTGTAAAAACATTTGAGTGGTTTAAGTGATAGATCCTTCTCATTGTGAAAGTATAGTACATATTACTGTACCAGTAAGACTACAGCACTAACAGTAACTTACCGGTTCTCATTTCGAAATATCCGGATGATTCCTGCAACAGTATAACGGCTCAGATTTGGTAGAACCCGTTGCCCAGCCTCCCTCATGCTCATCCCATGGTTGACAACATGGTTAACCACAGTCACTTTGATTTCATCAGTTAttaccttttatttatttattgtcagTTATAGTGATGCAATAAATCCCTCCTCAACTTTGAGTCAGGAGAGAACATGTTGCTTTGTTCTGGACCAACTGCAATTGACCTATTTTACTTGTCCGTACCTGTACCTACTTTACCTGTCCCTATTTGCTGCACATGACCACACGCCTGGGTAATATTCCTTGTGAAGACAGCTTGGTTGTCGAAACGTTGggaattacatttttgcatttgagctcctagagtgtgcggctctcttttatgtTCTAATATTCTCTGTGAAACATTATCTAGGACCTGTCTGGTTGACTGAGATGTCAAGAAGGTAGAGGTCTGTCCTGtcatggacagacctcttccCATTTTAGCAACCATTGAGGCTATGTTTTGACCACGATAGCGGCATACTATGTTTACACCAATTAGTTTATAGtgtcctcaacttgctcaatcgCGAcattattcaataatatatcTGAGGTTAGGTTAGGCCAATGAGGTTAGGCCTACTGGTATTTTGGTATGTCAAAATTGCTTGAAATGTACTTATGAAGCTTGCATTTGGAATTGAATGTTAACATTTATTATTACTTGCGCAAATCGCGCTCTTCAAACTCCCGCTTTTTCCGATGTTGAAATGTTTGCTGTTGCTTTCACACGTTTAAATGCATATGTGGTAAATCTATATTCCAACTAATCCTACAGTAATTGCAAGCTTTTCATCCCTGTACCGTTTATTGCAACCCTTAGACATTTATGTTTCATGTTTGATATAAGATTTTCATTTAACCCCATATAATGCCTTTTCTGTGGGGGCTATGTTTCTTGTGCACATGGACGTTTGCAAGACGCATGAGAAGTTCTGTTTACTTAATTCAATGTATTGTTTCCTTTGTTTATATTTCTGAGGTTATGTCGGAGTTTATTGTGTCTGTGTCCTATGTCTCTGTCATTCTGGTTGTGCGTAATAGGAGCGTGCGCCTGGGCGCCACACTTTGGAGTCAGGATTTTGAATAAGATAAAATGATTTCTCCATTTATAAAGGGTGTTAAAATATCATTAAAACTCATTCAAAATGACTAAGAAGgatgtaaaaatgtatgtagAAATGACCTTTTACATTGTAGAAGCAGTTTATTAGTTGTAATTGCCAATTAGGTAATTGTATGGCCCAAGGGAGGGGCCAAGAGCTTATACTAGACAGATTCGATTTGGTTTCTCAAGGGGAGGATGTACAGTTTTGCCCTCTACCTGTGTCCATTCAGATAGGACAGGTTAAAGGGATTCTTCTGTACTTTTTTATACTTTTTAGctagtagttctgaaagtagcaccCACCAGCCAAAAGTGGTCCCAGAAAATGATGTATGACATCAAATGCCAAGGAGCTGAAGCACATTGGCTAAAACTCGAATTGCTAGAGGGTTGGCCCACATGAAATAGGGAAATGGTAATACACAGATTTCAGAAAACAGtcactttcaaactagggattttgtggataattgaggtaaaacagtcatttgctcatagattatgcatgtatgaactacataTTGACACACAGCACAAAGagggaggtttaaaaaaatacttaCTAGTTGCGAAAGtaccggagcatgtctttaagccTGATACAGAAGCTATTTCTTTTAGGCTATTGCCACTGTATATTTGGTAAATCAACTGGTATATTTTATAGGATATGGGGCTTTCACCATTGGATCACCAAGACCTGTGAATAAATCTACACTCTGAGCACGTCAACCTGCTGATGTCATGTCCTTACGACTGCTACATGGTCCCCATTTCACAATTACATCATCAAAATGTGTTGTAGACAAAATCATGAAAAGGGCTGTCTGGTAGTCTCAATGAACAGACAAAGATTTGTAGTTGAACAAGTTGTTGCATGGGgatagatttttttttacttgACTTGAAAAAACCTGTGACTGGACTTGCTCAGAATACAGGACTTGGACTGTGACATAAGACTCAGCCCATTCAACTTGGAACTCAACTTGAAACTTGCTTGTGACTCAAATAATACTATCTTGGTCCCACCTCTGTAACCAATATAGCTGATCTGGTCTTCGCTCAAATTGACTTGTCTCAGTAGTGTGAATAGGGTGGCTTAGTTTCTCAAAAAATTCACAAACAGTGGTGTATTCGTATCTACATGGCAAATGTATTTAATTGATATCATAATGAATGTTATGGGGCAATGTATGCTGGGCGAATCTACAGACTAAGTAGTGACGGAGTGGGTGATCGGATGGTGCACATTCTTGACACCAAGGGAGATTCTCGTTTGTAAAAcattctcctgccctctctcctccgtgaCCCGGAACCAATAAGTGATCGAGAATTGGGTCAATTCTTTAGAAGGCAAACGGGAGAGTGCCCTCCCCTCCTCGATAGCCACCTTTCATCAAGGATACTCGTGTGTATCCTATTGCAGAATAGTTTTAAATCTGCCAACCCTTTGAATCAGCTTTTGTTTTGTCAGAGAAAAACATGCACAAGTTTAAAAACAATATTATACGTATTGTTTTATCTATAGAATGTCTTGCACAACTACCTTAACTTgtttacacatttattttgggatctcCTGCTGTAATCATAATTTGACTAATGACGTGCGAGTGGGGAAGGACCGTCTCATTTCAAGCAAGCACAATTCCATCCATGTTCACTCTCTTTCGCCGACTGTCCTCGATTAACTTTGACCTTTTTCATAAGGAGGCGAGAGGGCGCAGGCGGTGAGCAAATCAAATTGATAAAAGTCCCAACCAAGTCTTCAACGCACCTGGTTGACAGTTCCTATGAACCTGTATAGGTCTTTCCCCAAGTTGTACCATTATCTAATCCAGTGGCGGCCCGTctttcagggcaggtggggcctTGCCTGTTTTGcctgttattttggcattaatacgtgtcacatatcagtttgcaaacaatgcaacaaaaatatatatcattgagttaataaatcCGCACACAAAGAGGCAGCTCtgaaatgcaggtgtttcagtctagctcagtgctttctgtggtaaTGGGGCAGGCCAGCAGAAAATAGGAGcattgcaccgtgattggctcagtgttctgtcacttatGGGGACACTGCGTCACCCTCCTTTAGTAAGGGTAGACATCAGGAATGAGCCCTTCGGTTGCTGCCATAGACTTAGATTGGAAGTACCCTTCcatgaaggctcaaggtcattggccacagataaaatgatgtcatccacagtagctttgattgaacagaacatcttactttcaaaatcttagctagcagtcagcatcataaatcaagtcgacaatctactggcaaatcctttttaaatcattgtcatatgaagagaaaaaatgaagagaaattatagataaaatgtatcgtgctcatcggccattggacataaacactACACAACAATCTGGAAATTGCAAATTGAACAATGATTTGTTTGGAAGGAATCGGTGACAGTGGCTAACCGCAAGCATTGCAACTGGGTAGTGGGGAATAAACTCGCtcagactgggaaaatacattttgaacagtcatccaactcggaattgtaaatctttctttgatgacaaaatttgccaacGAAGGACCACCAGCAAGTCCAAAAATgtctgcataaatgatgtaatatgccagggagagatggacaaccatatcagctatgttttgtAAAAAGGCAGTAAACGAGGCTgtatgaactgtttcgctgccagacaaggctcttctgatagccaggtgtagcagtggtaaggattcactccatggtgctgacaagaaagctctgctgttgggacagctttatataGGCCCTAATAGTTTGTTGGCACCGCTTGATGCCGTTATTGTGCAATTAATGCATTGTTGTTATTGTGCAATTAATGCATTgtttagtggctttgctggcttGCATCTAAAAACGTTTTTGCCCACCAAGAATTGCATGCTAAAATCTCCACTGATCTAATATATCACAAAGAGTCAGTAATTATAGCAGGTATAAAGAGTTTTAAAAACGACGTTACCATATTTGGCTATTTCTTACAAAGGGGATGCAGTGCCATCAAAGCCTTTCTATGTATTTAGTCGAAATAAATGAAGGTTCTCTGGCGCCATCTTCTGGACAGGTACATCCACTACAACAAATGTTACACTTCCGTTTTTTTAGCGAACAAGAAAGCGTACACAAATGAATGATGCTGAGGAGACACGCATCATCTATATGACCCTCTTGTGTTTTCACTTGTTTGTGTAATCttctagtttaaaaaaaaaaatatatatatccaaaaACAACCTTGCGGATGTAACAATGTCGATGTCAACATTTCAAAACGTTATGCTCGTATCTTGCCGGGTGTTCTGCGTTGTTCTTCTGGTTTCTGAAAATGCTTCTAGGCGGAGGGAAGAAGGGTGCACAGACCGAGGGTAAGTTTTACGCTCTAAAAATAATACATATCTTTATTATTCTAGCTAACTATTATAGGTTCGAGCGTAGGCTTACCTTTTACTTGCATTTACTTTTTTGATGCATGCATCGTCGTTTATCTTTGAAATGACCAGCTACATCCATATAGGGTGGTATCACAACCGACTTATCTTTTTTAGTTCAAATAACATTGACTACGCTTCAACCGTGAATGTGGGTCTGTGGGCCTGAGTCAAAGGTATTgcgctaaatagggaatagggcagtAGCGGTGCAGTGGCAGAATACATTCCTTTATTTCAatacaaaaccggagagcaacatctgtctgcttgagtccacaaagcatattgcatataacaaacagttacatgacctgcAGCATGGCCAATCAAGTTAATGTTTCGGACATTTTCAGACTActtaacaactattgatttaaaACACTGCAGAGTTAGCAGT is a genomic window containing:
- the LOC124037014 gene encoding rhombotin-1-like — translated: MVFDKEESVSLVPLQSRGKPRVCAGCNRRIMDRFMLEALDRYWHEDCLKCACCDCRLGDVGSTLYTRANLILCHKDYLRLFGMTGNCAACSKVIPAFEMVMRARENVYHLDCFACQLCNQRFCVGDKFFLKNNMILCQLDYEGGHQNGNSADQAL